A genomic segment from Bacillus rossius redtenbacheri isolate Brsri chromosome 5, Brsri_v3, whole genome shotgun sequence encodes:
- the LOC134531800 gene encoding uncharacterized protein LOC134531800 has product MMKLMCLLLVAVAVIHVAESQGFGGRPGGQGGFGGGQAGFGGRPGGQGGFGGGQGGFGGGQGGFGGAQRGYGGGQGGFGGGQGGFGRFRRSADSHDGHGVQGGAQGSRPGGHGGAQVSRPGVQGGAQGSRPGGHGGAQGPSSGPAGRGEHGSGSGRVQNGGAGQLGHQGAGGVGGGRH; this is encoded by the exons ATGATGAAATTAATG tgtcttcTGCTGGTGGCCGTGGCCGTGATCCACGTCGCCGAGTCACAAGGGTTCGGAGGAAGGCCTGGCGGCCAAGGAGGTTTCGGAGGCGGCCAAGCCGGCTTCGGAGGAAGGCCTGGCGGCCAAGGAGGTTTCGGAGGCGGCCAAGGAGGTTTCGGAGGTGGCCAAGGAGGTTTCGGAGGCGCACAACGTGGATACGGCGGCGGCCAAGGAGGTTTCGGAGGCGGACAAGGCGGGTTCGGCAGGTTCCGCAGGTCCGCGGACTCGCACGACGGGCACGGAGTTCAAGGCGGCGCCCAGGGTTCGAGGCCCGGGGGTCACGGTGGCGCCCAGGTTTCGAGGCCCGGAGTTCAAGGCGGCGCCCAGGGTTCGAGGCCCGGGGGTCACGGCGGCGCCCAGGGTCCGAGCTCCGGACCGGCGGGCCGCGGCGAGCACGGAAGCGGAAGCGGACGTGTTCAGAACGGCGGCGCCGGACAGCTGGGCCACCAAGGGGCCGGCGGTGTTGGCGGTGGCAGGCACTGA
- the LOC134532372 gene encoding elastin-like: MIKFLCVLLVPVAIIHVARSQGFGDGPGGRIVGPTVGGRPGGPAVGGRPGGPAVGGRPGGLLGVEGRPGGSPTVGGRPDGLAFGGKPGGPAVGGRPGGPAVGGRPGGLLGVEGRPGGSPTVGGRPGGPVVEEGLVDLLLLEEHQVVSEAGQVVSLEHMLASGAGGSSGRRTRRHGDDLSGRRPSERPGALGCARGCPSNDGRLGESSPRRGTGEIEING, encoded by the exons ATGATTAAGTTCTTG TGCGTGTTATTAGTACCGGTGGCCATAATTCACGTGGCGAGGTCCCAAGGTTTTGGTGACGGACCAGGAGGAAGAATTGTTGGACCTACTGTTGGAGGAAGACCTGGTGGACCTGCTGTTGGAGGAAGACCTGGTGGACCTGCTGTTGGAGGAAGACCTGGTGGATTGCTTGGTGTTGAAGGAAGACCTGGGGGATCGCCTACTGTTGGAGGAAGACCTGATGGACTTGCTTTTGGAGGAAAACCTGGTGGACCTGCTGTTGGAGGAAGACCTGGTGGACCTGCTGTTGGAGGAAGACCTGGTGGATTGCTTGGTGTTGAAGGAAGACCTGGGGGATCGCCTACTGTTGGAGGAAGACCTGGTGGACCTGTTGTGGAGGAAGGCCTGGTGGACCTGCTGCTGTTGGAGGAACACCAGGTGGTCTCGGAGGCGGGCCAAGTAGTCTCGCTGGAGCACATGTTGGCTTCGGGGGCGGGAGGCAGCTCAGGTCGGCGGACCCGCAGACACGGTGACGACCTGAGCGGGAGAAGGCCGTCAGAACGTCCGGGCGCTCTAGGTTGCGCCAGAGGTTGTCCAAGTAACGACGGCCGGCTGGGCGAATCCTCCCCAAGAAGGGGAACGGGTGAGATCGAGATCAACGGATAA